A single window of Mycolicibacterium madagascariense DNA harbors:
- a CDS encoding aliphatic sulfonate ABC transporter substrate-binding protein encodes MSRSSIRLIVTAATLAVATVVAACSSTPSATHGALSTSGGSTPAHPEWSQYTFTIGDNGGDGSEELAKVTGAFDGAPYKVKFARFDYGPPLVQAAASGDIDLGSVGTVPPITGAAQAYGFKIVATRRGADPTKASENIVVPKDSPIRTVADLKGKRIAVPQGSSAHGLALLALKSVGLTPRDAQLVYLSPAAGASAFTTGKVDAWSIWDPQSAVAVGQGARIIAKGVPPIDQSNDYYVASDASLNDPVRRAALADVLTRVGRIFNWAQQNPDEYAKAIVKETGVSQKDARATVDSFPFKITQFLPEDVAAEQELSDAFFDAGEIKKKVDLTTISDNILPGGFDSSALS; translated from the coding sequence ATGTCCCGCAGTAGTATTCGTCTGATCGTCACCGCGGCGACGCTGGCGGTGGCGACCGTCGTGGCAGCCTGCAGTTCGACGCCGAGCGCCACGCATGGCGCACTGAGCACCTCGGGTGGGTCCACGCCGGCCCATCCGGAGTGGAGTCAGTACACGTTCACCATCGGTGACAATGGCGGTGACGGCAGCGAGGAGCTCGCAAAGGTCACTGGCGCGTTCGACGGCGCGCCGTACAAGGTGAAGTTCGCCCGATTCGACTACGGTCCACCGCTGGTGCAGGCGGCGGCCTCCGGTGACATCGACCTGGGGAGCGTCGGCACCGTCCCACCGATCACCGGCGCGGCACAGGCCTACGGCTTCAAGATCGTCGCGACGCGGCGCGGGGCCGACCCGACGAAGGCCTCCGAGAACATCGTCGTGCCCAAGGATTCGCCGATTCGGACGGTGGCCGATCTGAAGGGCAAGAGGATCGCCGTTCCTCAGGGCAGTTCGGCACACGGCCTGGCGCTCCTGGCCCTCAAGAGCGTCGGATTGACGCCCAGGGACGCGCAACTCGTCTACCTCAGTCCGGCGGCGGGCGCGTCGGCGTTCACCACCGGCAAGGTCGACGCGTGGTCCATCTGGGATCCGCAGTCCGCGGTCGCGGTGGGCCAGGGTGCTCGCATCATCGCCAAGGGCGTTCCGCCGATCGACCAGTCCAACGACTACTACGTCGCCTCCGACGCGTCGCTCAACGACCCCGTCCGCCGCGCCGCACTGGCGGACGTGCTGACCCGGGTGGGCCGAATCTTCAACTGGGCCCAACAGAATCCCGACGAGTACGCCAAGGCGATCGTGAAGGAGACGGGGGTGTCGCAGAAGGACGCGAGGGCGACGGTGGACTCCTTCCCCTTCAAGATCACCCAGTTCCTGCCCGAGGACGTCGCCGCCGAACAGGAGTTGAGCGACGCCTTCTTCGACGCCGGCGAGATCAAGAAGAAGGTCGATCTCACGACCATCAGCGACAACATCCTGCCCGGTGGGTTCGACAGTTCGGCACTGTCCTGA
- a CDS encoding NADPH-dependent FMN reductase, giving the protein MSVVVVGNPKPLSRTRAAAELVATKLTGSAPEHVIDVVDLGAALLGWGDPKVAEAKEIVKAADLLVVASPTYKATYTGLLKLFLDQFGAGELGQIPTVPLMLGGSPAHSLAPELTLRPVLVEIGASCPVPSLYLIDSEYETAPELDRWLEIARRVLAR; this is encoded by the coding sequence ATGAGCGTCGTCGTCGTCGGAAACCCCAAGCCCCTCTCACGTACCCGCGCGGCTGCCGAGCTGGTCGCCACGAAGCTGACCGGCAGCGCGCCCGAGCACGTCATCGACGTCGTCGACCTCGGTGCCGCCCTGCTCGGCTGGGGTGACCCAAAGGTGGCCGAGGCCAAGGAGATCGTGAAGGCCGCCGACCTCCTGGTCGTGGCCTCCCCCACCTACAAGGCCACCTACACCGGGCTGCTCAAGCTGTTCCTCGACCAGTTCGGCGCCGGTGAGCTCGGCCAGATTCCCACCGTGCCACTGATGCTCGGCGGATCACCCGCGCACTCGTTGGCGCCCGAGTTGACGTTGCGCCCGGTGCTCGTCGAGATCGGGGCGAGCTGCCCGGTGCCGAGCCTGTATCTCATCGACTCCGAATACGAGACCGCACCGGAGCTCGACCGGTGGCTGGAGATCGCCCGCCGGGTGCTGGCTCGGTAG
- a CDS encoding acyl-CoA dehydrogenase family protein, whose translation MVSPTLSRPLAPGSSALTDLLASIGEGARQREQERTLPHDQIRRLREAGLGRLRLPIEEGGAGATLPDLFGFVIDLAAADSNVAHALRAHFGFVEEQLHNPDRDAGRRWLDLVAQDRLFGNAVGEQNALPVGRPAGAAPQLETVLRADGDGGFRLTGVKFYSTGTLFADLVNVQAIGPDGVTFRVTIPVDRDGVGVEDDWDGFGQRLTGTGTTRFSDVAVRPDEIQRTAVGNPDAGPTYYGGFYQLYLQALTAGILAAIAADAVALTRRRERNFSHASQSVPADDPQVLQVVGEIASDAFAARAIVLAAAQTLQDASDTETDGVFDPDVARVAQIAAAQAKVAIDRFSYATAARLLDVGGASATQLRYGHDRHWRNIRTISTHNPTFLKATAIGDHLVNGAPPPQNGFF comes from the coding sequence GTGGTCTCCCCGACGCTATCCCGCCCGCTGGCCCCCGGTTCGTCCGCATTGACCGACCTCCTGGCGTCCATCGGCGAGGGCGCACGGCAGCGCGAGCAAGAACGCACGCTGCCCCACGACCAGATTCGGCGGCTACGCGAGGCTGGCCTCGGACGCCTGCGGCTGCCCATCGAGGAGGGCGGGGCCGGCGCCACCCTGCCCGACCTGTTCGGGTTCGTCATCGACCTGGCGGCGGCCGACTCCAACGTCGCGCACGCCCTGCGGGCGCACTTCGGCTTCGTCGAGGAACAACTGCACAACCCCGACCGGGATGCGGGCCGCCGATGGCTCGACCTGGTGGCGCAGGATCGGCTCTTCGGCAACGCCGTCGGCGAGCAGAACGCCCTGCCCGTCGGACGGCCGGCAGGCGCGGCACCCCAGTTGGAGACCGTCCTTCGCGCGGACGGCGACGGCGGCTTCCGCCTCACCGGCGTGAAGTTCTACTCCACCGGCACCCTCTTCGCCGACCTCGTGAACGTGCAGGCGATCGGTCCCGACGGCGTCACCTTCCGCGTCACCATTCCCGTCGACCGGGACGGCGTCGGGGTCGAGGACGACTGGGACGGTTTCGGCCAGCGGCTCACCGGAACCGGGACGACCCGCTTCTCCGACGTCGCGGTACGCCCCGACGAAATACAACGGACCGCCGTCGGGAACCCCGATGCCGGCCCCACCTACTACGGCGGCTTCTATCAGCTCTACCTCCAGGCGCTCACCGCGGGCATCCTCGCGGCGATCGCGGCCGACGCGGTCGCGCTGACCCGCCGCCGCGAGCGCAACTTCAGCCACGCCAGCCAGTCCGTGCCCGCCGACGATCCGCAGGTGCTGCAGGTGGTCGGCGAGATCGCCTCGGACGCCTTCGCCGCCAGGGCGATCGTGCTCGCGGCCGCGCAGACCTTGCAGGACGCCTCCGACACCGAGACGGACGGGGTGTTCGACCCCGACGTCGCCCGGGTCGCCCAGATCGCCGCGGCGCAGGCCAAGGTCGCGATCGACCGGTTCTCCTACGCCACCGCGGCCCGTCTGCTCGACGTCGGCGGCGCCTCGGCCACCCAGCTGCGCTACGGCCACGACCGGCACTGGCGCAACATCCGGACGATCTCGACGCACAACCCGACATTCCTCAAGGCCACGGCCATCGGCGACCATCTGGTCAACGGCGCGCCACCCCCGCAGAACGGATTCTTCTGA
- the cysK gene encoding cysteine synthase A encodes MGRIYENVSELVGGTPLVRLNRLTEGLEAQVAVKLEFYNPANSVKDRIGAAIIDAAEQSGELKPGGTIVEATSGNTGIALAMIGAARGYKVILTMPETMSTERRVMLRAYGAEIVLTPGSEGMAGAVAKAKQLIAETENAVSANQFANPANPAIHEKTTAEEVWADTDGKVDVFVAGIGTGGTITGVGRVLKARKPSVQIVGVEPKDSPLLTEGTAGPHKIQGIGANFIPEVLDRDVYDEIIDVGVPDSIRVARQLGTDEGILGGISSGAIVWAALELAKRPENAGKLIVAVVCDYGERYISTALFDDIRD; translated from the coding sequence ATGGGCAGGATCTACGAGAACGTCAGCGAGCTGGTCGGCGGCACCCCGCTCGTGCGGCTCAACCGGTTGACCGAGGGCCTCGAGGCGCAGGTCGCCGTCAAGCTGGAGTTCTACAACCCCGCCAACAGCGTGAAGGATCGCATCGGGGCGGCCATCATCGACGCGGCCGAGCAATCCGGTGAGCTCAAGCCCGGCGGCACCATCGTCGAGGCCACCAGTGGCAACACGGGCATCGCGCTGGCGATGATCGGCGCGGCTCGCGGCTACAAGGTGATCCTCACGATGCCGGAGACGATGTCGACCGAGCGTCGGGTCATGCTGCGGGCCTACGGCGCCGAGATCGTCCTGACCCCCGGCTCGGAGGGCATGGCAGGCGCGGTGGCCAAGGCCAAGCAGCTCATCGCCGAGACCGAGAATGCGGTGTCGGCCAATCAGTTCGCGAACCCCGCCAACCCGGCGATCCACGAGAAGACGACCGCCGAGGAGGTGTGGGCCGACACCGACGGCAAGGTCGACGTCTTCGTGGCGGGCATCGGCACCGGCGGCACCATCACCGGCGTCGGACGAGTCCTCAAGGCACGCAAGCCAAGTGTGCAGATCGTCGGCGTCGAGCCGAAGGACTCCCCGCTGCTGACCGAGGGCACCGCCGGGCCGCACAAGATCCAGGGCATCGGCGCCAACTTCATTCCCGAGGTGCTCGATCGCGACGTCTACGACGAGATCATCGACGTCGGCGTTCCCGACTCCATCCGGGTCGCGCGCCAGCTGGGCACCGACGAGGGCATCCTCGGTGGCATCTCATCCGGTGCGATCGTGTGGGCGGCACTGGAATTGGCGAAGCGTCCCGAGAATGCGGGCAAGCTGATCGTCGCGGTCGTCTGCGACTACGGCGAGCGCTACATCTCGACGGCCCTCTTCGACGACATCCGGGACTGA
- the epsC gene encoding serine O-acetyltransferase EpsC, translated as MTLLSTLREDLQNARAHDPASRGDLENALVYSGLHAIWSYRLAHRLWAMPAWRGPARVLTQFTRFLTGIEIHPGATIGRRFFIDHGMGVVIGETAEIGDDVMIYHGVTLGGRSLNHGKRHPTLGNRVTVGAGAKVLGPLTVGDDSAIGANAVVTHDVPAQSIATGIPAVVRNRTEKQRERGVDPTTYIDPAMYI; from the coding sequence GTGACGCTGCTGTCGACACTGCGCGAAGATCTGCAGAATGCCCGGGCGCACGATCCGGCGTCGCGCGGTGACCTGGAGAACGCGCTCGTCTACTCCGGCCTGCACGCCATCTGGTCCTATCGCCTGGCCCACCGCCTGTGGGCGATGCCGGCATGGCGCGGGCCCGCCAGGGTGCTGACGCAGTTCACCCGCTTCCTGACCGGGATCGAAATTCACCCGGGTGCCACCATCGGCCGTCGGTTCTTCATCGACCACGGGATGGGTGTCGTCATCGGCGAGACGGCCGAGATCGGCGACGACGTGATGATCTACCACGGGGTGACGCTCGGCGGCCGGTCGCTCAATCACGGCAAGCGCCATCCCACGCTCGGCAATCGCGTGACGGTCGGCGCGGGCGCAAAAGTCCTTGGGCCACTGACGGTGGGCGACGACAGTGCCATCGGTGCCAACGCCGTCGTGACCCACGACGTGCCCGCCCAATCCATTGCGACGGGAATCCCCGCGGTGGTCCGCAACCGTACGGAGAAGCAGCGGGAGCGGGGGGTCGACCCGACCACCTACATCGACCCCGCGATGTACATCTGA
- a CDS encoding HNH endonuclease signature motif containing protein, translated as MFDTLVTTALCAQGPAAVELWTRVENAACAHRLHAMRTMLEAAMSADGSVDRDQWCIDNWSAVCAHIGAAQRLTTRSVSATLLVALALRERFPRLEALFTDGRLSYPIVRLITTRASAVIDPAVWDALDIALSERFTSTDYPTSLYRAQKAIDAEIWRLDPAAVHRTQTRAQGRRVDVTIDDETGIAQLYASLFATDGAAFTTRLDALADTVCPQDPRTKDQLRSEAIGALSYGQDRLACLCQRPDCEAFLRPPSTGVVIHLIAHPDTITGDGPSGLPPVVPPVDGARGADDGGAPAGPFADVEPELEDATDDVPDADVEPEDAAVDVDTDDAFAEPNWAMETEPTSADHRADAPADPDADGDATVDAETDSASTESDSTVEDQSTLADRPTAESTDQGDVGSGAEFTATEGVTDTDDVATDATGDCDVADTTVDDTTDDIDGDAGIHDLDGDAATDGGDEANDAAADTDNADAAPEPTTPDPTTVAELAPRTPIPFITPEQECAGLDGVAPPLYDKPLTQLTWAELFHPRPSPQHLSSLPPATLLDGAHLSGTVLPGAIARRAATGARISIIVHPGQAPPEPHYRPSPTLADFIRCRDQTCRYPGCTKPASTTDIDHTIPYPYGPTAASNLKCLCREHHLLKTFWNGWHDRQLPDGTVIWTTPDGRTHTTRPGSHTDFPQLCAPTAPITAHPPPPRHAHGLKMPTRRATRTQDRRHRALTERQANRRALEEETALTGQSPTWTTELERPRLESHPPPF; from the coding sequence GTGTTCGACACTCTGGTGACCACGGCGCTCTGCGCGCAGGGACCCGCCGCCGTCGAACTGTGGACCCGCGTGGAGAACGCCGCCTGCGCACACCGCCTGCACGCCATGCGGACCATGCTCGAGGCCGCCATGTCCGCCGACGGATCGGTTGACCGCGACCAATGGTGCATCGACAACTGGAGTGCGGTGTGCGCCCACATCGGCGCCGCCCAACGCCTCACCACCCGCTCGGTGTCGGCGACCCTGCTCGTCGCCCTGGCGCTGCGTGAACGCTTCCCCCGCCTGGAGGCCCTGTTCACCGACGGACGCCTGAGTTATCCGATCGTGCGGCTGATCACCACCCGCGCCTCGGCGGTCATCGACCCCGCCGTCTGGGACGCCCTCGACATCGCCCTGAGCGAACGGTTCACCAGCACCGACTACCCCACCTCGCTCTACCGCGCGCAGAAGGCCATCGACGCCGAGATCTGGCGCCTGGACCCCGCCGCGGTGCACCGCACCCAGACCCGTGCGCAGGGCCGCCGGGTGGACGTCACCATCGACGACGAGACCGGCATCGCCCAGCTCTATGCCAGCCTGTTCGCCACCGACGGCGCCGCCTTCACCACCCGCCTGGACGCCCTGGCCGACACCGTGTGCCCGCAGGACCCGCGCACCAAGGACCAACTACGCTCCGAAGCCATCGGGGCGCTGTCCTACGGCCAGGACCGCCTGGCGTGCCTGTGCCAACGCCCCGACTGCGAAGCGTTCCTGCGCCCACCGTCGACCGGGGTCGTCATCCACCTCATCGCCCACCCCGACACCATCACCGGGGACGGCCCCTCTGGTCTGCCGCCGGTGGTGCCCCCGGTTGACGGGGCCCGCGGTGCCGACGACGGTGGTGCACCGGCGGGCCCCTTCGCAGACGTCGAGCCCGAACTCGAGGACGCCACCGACGACGTGCCCGACGCTGACGTCGAGCCCGAGGACGCCGCGGTCGACGTCGACACCGATGATGCGTTTGCAGAGCCGAATTGGGCGATGGAGACCGAGCCCACATCCGCCGACCACCGCGCCGACGCACCCGCCGATCCGGACGCCGACGGCGACGCTACGGTCGACGCCGAAACCGATTCGGCATCAACGGAATCGGACTCAACGGTCGAGGACCAGTCCACCCTCGCGGACCGTCCTACCGCAGAATCAACCGACCAGGGCGACGTTGGCTCCGGCGCCGAGTTCACCGCCACGGAAGGCGTCACCGATACGGACGACGTCGCCACCGACGCCACGGGCGACTGCGACGTCGCCGACACCACCGTCGACGACACCACGGACGACATCGACGGGGACGCAGGCATCCACGACCTCGACGGGGACGCAGCCACCGACGGCGGGGACGAAGCGAACGACGCTGCCGCGGACACCGACAATGCCGACGCCGCACCCGAACCCACAACCCCCGACCCCACCACCGTCGCCGAGCTCGCCCCACGCACCCCCATCCCGTTCATCACCCCCGAACAGGAATGCGCCGGCCTCGACGGGGTAGCGCCCCCGCTCTACGACAAACCACTCACCCAACTCACCTGGGCCGAACTCTTCCACCCCCGACCAAGCCCCCAACACCTCAGCAGCCTGCCCCCCGCCACCCTCCTCGACGGCGCCCACCTCAGCGGCACCGTGCTACCCGGAGCCATCGCCCGCCGCGCCGCCACCGGCGCCAGGATCTCGATCATCGTGCACCCCGGCCAAGCACCCCCCGAACCGCACTACCGCCCCTCACCCACACTCGCCGACTTCATCCGCTGCCGCGACCAAACATGCCGCTACCCCGGCTGCACCAAACCAGCCAGCACCACCGACATCGACCACACCATCCCCTACCCCTACGGGCCGACCGCTGCCTCCAACCTCAAATGCCTCTGCCGTGAACATCATTTGCTCAAAACCTTCTGGAACGGCTGGCACGACCGCCAACTCCCCGACGGCACCGTCATCTGGACCACCCCCGACGGACGCACCCACACCACCCGACCCGGCAGCCACACCGACTTCCCGCAACTGTGCGCACCCACCGCACCCATCACCGCCCACCCGCCACCACCACGGCACGCCCACGGACTCAAGATGCCCACCCGACGCGCCACCCGCACCCAAGACCGACGCCACCGCGCCCTCACCGAACGCCAAGCCAACCGACGCGCCCTCGAGGAGGAGACCGCCCTCACCGGCCAATCACCCACCTGGACAACCGAACTCGAGCGACCGCGACTGGAATCGCACCCACCACCGTTCTAG